A segment of the Agarivorans albus genome:
CAACCATGGTAACCTCAGAGTTAATAGCCACGATACCAGTGGCATCTAGCGCATCCTTAACTCCACCAAACTCCTCTGGGCTCGTATACACATCAACGCTTCCATCATCATGGCTGAGTACGTCATCGGCACCAGCTTCCAAAGCCACCTCCATAATTGCGTCTTCGTCACTGCCTGCTGGGTAGGATATCACCCCTTTCTTTTCAAAAAGGTATGAAACGCTACCATCGGTGCCAAGGTTGCCACCACTTTTAGAAAAAGCATGTCGAACACTTGATACGGTGCGATTGCGATTATCAGTCATTGTTTCTACTAAAACCGCTGTCCCTCCAGGCCCATAGCCTTCGTAGATAACAGTTTCCAACTGTTGTCCGTCGAGTTCACCAGCACCTCGTTGTACTGCACGATTAATGGTGTCGCGCGTCATATTGTTCGACAAAGACTTATCAATAGCTGCACGAAGTCTAGGGTTAGCATCGGGATCAGAGCCTCCCTCTCTAGCAGCTACTGTTAACTCTCTAATAAACTTAGTAAACACTTTACCGCGTTTAGCATCTTGAGCAGCTTTACGGTGTTTTATATTGGCCCATTTACTGTGACCCGCCATCGAATTCCCCTAAGCTTGGTTTAGCCAAGATGATAAACGCTAAGAATATGACAAGCCTAGGATTAATTAATTGAACAATGATCTAGCTCGATAAAGAGCTTTAAGACTGAAGGCATAGACATGAAACAAACTAATCGGCAATTTTAGCTGAAAGCACTAACCACATAAAGTGTAATGCCATTCAAATATATTACATAATTATGAGATAACATTTAACTTAAGAAGCACCCTTTCTATTGATAATTCTAATAAAAACATTAACAAGCCAAGACTTCCTGTTGGATATTTAAACAATGCTAAACAAAAAATCATTTAGCTTAACTTATTGAAAAAATTAGCCTATATTTAAAGACATAATCTTTAACACAATAGTTATGAGCTAACCACGGAAGGCTATGATTGTAATTTATTGGCGCAAATTATCTCAGTTTTTAAAACGGCGGGCGATTGCTGTAAAAATTGTTGCGTTATTCTCTTTAGTCAGTATTAGCATACCCATTCATGCCGAGGTGTGGCTACTTACTCACTCAAGCCAACAGGCTGAGCTAAGTGCTAAGCAGATCCGTGCCATTTTCTCACTAAGACAAAAAAACTGGCCTGATGGTCAAATCATCGAACTGGTCGTTATGGATGACAACAACGAGTTACATAAACAGTTTTGTTTAGACGCACTCAAATTGTTTCCCTATCAGCTAACCCGAATTTGGGAACGCCAAATTTACACGGGTACCGCTATTGCTCCAACCATCGTGAACTCTGAACAAGAAATGTTAGACACCATAAAAAATAATCCCAACGCTATTGGATACACCAGCCAAGAGGTGAGCAATGAAGAACTTCATTCTACTGTTGTTGACTAGCTTGAGCGTTGTCATTTTTCCCGCTCAGGC
Coding sequences within it:
- a CDS encoding YebC/PmpR family DNA-binding transcriptional regulator gives rise to the protein MAGHSKWANIKHRKAAQDAKRGKVFTKFIRELTVAAREGGSDPDANPRLRAAIDKSLSNNMTRDTINRAVQRGAGELDGQQLETVIYEGYGPGGTAVLVETMTDNRNRTVSSVRHAFSKSGGNLGTDGSVSYLFEKKGVISYPAGSDEDAIMEVALEAGADDVLSHDDGSVDVYTSPEEFGGVKDALDATGIVAINSEVTMVASTQAELDANTAPKLLRLIDMLEDDDDVQEVYHNGEISDDVAAQL